GCAACGGAAACGCGCGAGGAGCTGATCTATGACAAGGCCAAGCTTCTTGAAAACGGCGACAAATGGGAACGCGCGATCGCCGCGAACCTTGCCGCCGATGCGCCCTACCGTTAAGCCGCAGCCGCCGAAGGGGATAATGGTCCTGTGATTCACGTCTTCGCCTTTTATCTGTTCGCCGCGATCGTGGTGTGCAGCGGCGCGCTGACGATCCTGTCGCGCAATCCGGTTCATTCGGTGCTGTGGCTGATCCTTGCGTTCTTCAACGCGGCGGGCCTGATGGTTCTGCTGGGCGCCGAATTCATCGCGATGCTACTTGTCATCGTCTATGTCGGTGCGGTCGCCGTGCTGTTCCTGTTTGTCGTCATGATGCTCGACATCGATTTTGCCGAACTGCGCGCCGGTTTCGTCGATTATCTGCCCTTTGGGTTGCTGATCGCGCTGGTGCTGCTGGCCGAGATCGTGCTGGGCATCGGCCTGTGGAGCGCCGGTCCCATCGAACTGGCGCAGCGCGCCGCGCCGGTGAACCCGGAGCTTTCCAACATTCAGGCGATCGGCGGGCTGCTTTATACCCGTTACATCTTCCTGTTCGAAGCGGCGGGCATCGTCCTGCTGGTCGCGATGATCGGCGCGATCGTGCTGACCCATCGTGCCCGTGGCGGTGTACGCAGCCAGAATATCGCGCGGCAGAACCGCCGCCGGCCGGAAGAGGCCGTGCGTAATATCAATCAGCCCGTGGGGCAGGGGGTGGAGCTGTGATCGGCCTTCAGCATTATATGGTGGTCAGCGCGATCCTGTTCGTGATGGGGGTGCTGGGCATTTTCATCAATCGCAAGAACGTCATCATCATCCTGATGGCGATCGAGCTGATCCTGCTCAGCGTGAACATCAACCTTGTCGCCTTCAGCGCCTTCCTGGGCGATCTGGTGGGCCAGGTGTTCAGCATGTTCGTGCTGACCGTCGCGGCGGGTGAAGCGGCCATCGGCCTTGCCATCCTCG
This region of Sphingobium sp. EM0848 genomic DNA includes:
- a CDS encoding NADH-quinone oxidoreductase subunit J, encoding MIHVFAFYLFAAIVVCSGALTILSRNPVHSVLWLILAFFNAAGLMVLLGAEFIAMLLVIVYVGAVAVLFLFVVMMLDIDFAELRAGFVDYLPFGLLIALVLLAEIVLGIGLWSAGPIELAQRAAPVNPELSNIQAIGGLLYTRYIFLFEAAGIVLLVAMIGAIVLTHRARGGVRSQNIARQNRRRPEEAVRNINQPVGQGVEL
- the nuoK gene encoding NADH-quinone oxidoreductase subunit NuoK; this encodes MIGLQHYMVVSAILFVMGVLGIFINRKNVIIILMAIELILLSVNINLVAFSAFLGDLVGQVFSMFVLTVAAGEAAIGLAILVIYFRGRGTIAVDDVNRMKG